A segment of the Mycobacterium intracellulare ATCC 13950 genome:
TTCGCCGAGTTCGACCAGTAGGCCCCCGGCGCCCTCGACCAGCGTCAGCCGCCCCGGCCGGTCCAACTCCCCGATGAGTGCCAGTAGCTGCTCGCGGGTGGGCAGCGGCATCCCGGCCTGCTCGGCCGCGGCCACCGGCGCCAGCGGCTGCGGGTACCGGGCGAACCCGGCCAGCTCGGTCACCCCGGACAGCCGGCCCACCTCCGCGAGGTCGTCGTCGCCGTCATCGGTGCCGGTCTGGACCGGTTTGCACACCGCTACGTCGAGGCCGGCCCGGCGGGCGTGGCAGGCCAGCGCCGCGGTGACGACCGTCTTGCCGACCCCCGTGTCGGTGCCGGTGACGACCAGGACCGTCACCGGGGTGCCCTAGCCAAGCCCGGCGAGCACGTCGGTGAGCACCCGGCGCGCGAGGTCCAGCTCGGCGTCGTCCAGCGACGCGCGCGCGGTCAGCCGCAGCCGCGAGGTGCCGGCGGGCACGGTCGGGGGCCGGAAGCATCCGACCCGCACGCCGGCGTCCAGGCAGGCGGTCGCGGCGGCCACCGCCACGTCGGGGTCGCCGAGTATCACCGACACCACCGCCGACTGCGGTAGCTCGCGTACCCCGCAGGCCTCGGCGAGGATGCCGGCATGGCGCAGCACGGCGTCCGCGCGCCACGGTTCGGCCCGCAGCACCCGCAGCGCGGCGCGCGCGGCACCCACCGCCGCCGGGGCCAGTCCGGTGTCGAAGATGAACGTGCGCGCCGAATCGATCAGATGGGCGCGCACCGACGCCGGCCCGAGCACCGCGCCGCCCTGGCTGCCCAGCGCCTTGGACAGCGTGGTGGTCATGACCACGTCCGGCGCACCGGCCAGCCCGACCTCGTGCAGCAGCCCGCGCCCGCCGCCGCGCACCCCGAGGCCGTGCGCCTCGTCGACGATGAGCAGGGCGCGATGCCGACGGCACACGTCGTGCAGTTCGCGAAGCGGCGCCAGGGCGCCGTCGGTGGAAAACACCGATTCGGTAAGGACGACCGCGCGTTCCTCGTCGCGCGATCGCAGCGCCGCCTCCACGGCACCGACGTCGCGATGCGGCGTCACCGCCACCCGGGCCCGCGACAGCCGGCAGGCGTCGACGAGCGAGGCGTGCGAAAGCTCGTCGGACACCACCAGCGAACCCCGGCCGGACAGCCCGACGACGGCGCCCAGGTTGGCCGCGTAGCCCGAGGAGAACAGCAACCCCGCGGCCGCCCCGGCGTAGTCGGCGAGCTCGGTCTCGAATTCCTCGTGCAGTTCGGTGTCGCCGGTGACCAGGCGGGACCCGGTCGCCCCGGCGCCCCACAGGCGCAGCGCGGCGACCCCACCGTCGATCACGTCGGGGTGTTGGGACAAACCCAGGTAGTCGTTGGATGCCAGGTCCAGCTCGGTGGCCACGGCGGGGCGCGGCCGCAGCGAGCGGCGCAGCCCGGCCTCGCGGCGCTGCCGTTCCACCGCCTCCAGCCAGGCCAGCGGGGAGACGTCGATCGGTGCCTGCGGGGAGGCGTTCATAGGGGCTCAGCCTAGTGGCGATCGCCAGCGCGGCCGCGGCGACCGCCAACGCGGCGTAGCCGGGCGCAGCGGGTCGCCGCATAGTCCACGCCGGGCGCAGCGGGTCGCCGCATAGTCCACGCCGGGCGCAGCGGGTCGCCGCATAGTCCACGCCGGGCGCAGCGGGTCGCCACTGCTAGCCGACGAGGCGGGCGACCTGCACCATCGCCGAGGTGATCCGGGAGATCTCGTCGGGCGTGCAAATGTAGGGCGGCATCGCGTAGACCAGGTTGCGAAACGGGCGCAGCCAGACGCCGTGGTCCAGCGCCGCCGGCGTGGCGACGGCGAGGTCGACCGGGCGCGCGCATTCGATGACGCCGATGGCCCCGCGCACCCGGACGTCGGTCACGCCGGGCAATGCGCGGGCGGGTTCGAGCCCGGTGGCCAGCCCGGTGCCGATCTCGGCGACCCGCGACCGCCAGTCCTGCCCGAGCAGCAGCTCGACGCTGGCCACCGAGACCGCGCAGGCCAGCGCGTTGGCCATGAACGTGGGCCCGTGCATCAGCGCGCCGGCCTCGCCGCCGCTGATG
Coding sequences within it:
- the bioD gene encoding dethiobiotin synthase; this encodes MTVLVVTGTDTGVGKTVVTAALACHARRAGLDVAVCKPVQTGTDDGDDDLAEVGRLSGVTELAGFARYPQPLAPVAAAEQAGMPLPTREQLLALIGELDRPGRLTLVEGAGGLLVELGENGVTARDLAVALGAPALVVVSPSLGTLNHTALTLESLAAHNVSCAGLVIGAWPRCPGVVEASNRSALARLAALRAALPAGAASLDAADFAALCAGAFDRDWVATLAG
- a CDS encoding 8-amino-7-oxononanoate synthase, with product MNASPQAPIDVSPLAWLEAVERQRREAGLRRSLRPRPAVATELDLASNDYLGLSQHPDVIDGGVAALRLWGAGATGSRLVTGDTELHEEFETELADYAGAAAGLLFSSGYAANLGAVVGLSGRGSLVVSDELSHASLVDACRLSRARVAVTPHRDVGAVEAALRSRDEERAVVLTESVFSTDGALAPLRELHDVCRRHRALLIVDEAHGLGVRGGGRGLLHEVGLAGAPDVVMTTTLSKALGSQGGAVLGPASVRAHLIDSARTFIFDTGLAPAAVGAARAALRVLRAEPWRADAVLRHAGILAEACGVRELPQSAVVSVILGDPDVAVAAATACLDAGVRVGCFRPPTVPAGTSRLRLTARASLDDAELDLARRVLTDVLAGLG